The following proteins come from a genomic window of Terribacillus aidingensis:
- the rplS gene encoding 50S ribosomal protein L19 — translation MQELIHDITKEQLRADHPEFRPGDTVKVHVKVVEGTRERIQLFEGVVIKRQNGGISETFTVRKISSGVGVERTFPVHSPRLEKIEVSRRGKVRRAKLYYLRKLRGKAARIKEIR, via the coding sequence ATGCAGGAATTAATTCATGACATTACAAAAGAACAGCTTCGCGCTGATCATCCTGAATTCCGTCCCGGAGATACGGTTAAAGTTCACGTTAAAGTAGTAGAGGGAACACGTGAGCGTATCCAGTTATTCGAAGGTGTCGTTATCAAACGTCAAAACGGTGGAATTTCTGAGACTTTCACAGTACGTAAGATTTCTTCTGGCGTTGGTGTAGAGCGTACTTTCCCAGTACACAGCCCACGTTTGGAAAAAATCGAAGTTAGCCGTCGTGGTAAAGTGCGTCGTGCGAAACTTTATTACCTACGTAAACTTCGCGGAAAAGCTGCTCGTATCAAAGAAATCCGCTAA
- the lepB gene encoding signal peptidase I, with the protein MAKQKNEWLDWLKALIIAVIIAVVVRMFLFAPIVVDGPSMQPTLHDNDFMIVNKISYRFGEPDRKDIIVFHATESKDYIKRVIGVPGDHVEMIDDTLYINGEIVDEPYLDSEKAALEDGGNLTNDFTLEDLPGNYEEIPEGYVLVLGDNRRNSTDSRYIGLIPEDQIVGKVQLTFWPLDRIGLTK; encoded by the coding sequence ATGGCCAAACAGAAAAATGAATGGCTAGATTGGCTGAAGGCTCTGATCATCGCTGTCATCATTGCGGTGGTCGTTCGGATGTTCCTGTTTGCTCCGATTGTAGTTGACGGACCTTCCATGCAGCCAACCTTGCATGATAATGACTTCATGATCGTGAATAAGATAAGCTATCGTTTCGGCGAACCAGATCGGAAGGATATTATAGTCTTCCACGCTACCGAATCGAAGGATTACATTAAACGGGTGATTGGCGTGCCGGGGGATCATGTCGAGATGATCGATGATACATTGTATATTAATGGTGAAATCGTTGATGAGCCTTATCTGGACAGTGAGAAAGCGGCGCTTGAGGATGGCGGTAATTTGACGAATGATTTCACTCTTGAAGATCTGCCAGGCAATTACGAGGAGATTCCAGAGGGCTATGTGCTCGTACTCGGGGATAATCGCAGAAACTCAACCGATAGCAGATACATCGGCTTAATACCGGAAGATCAGATTGTCGGTAAAGTACAGCTGACGTTCTGGCCGCTGGATCGCATCGGTCTGACAAAATAG
- the ylqF gene encoding ribosome biogenesis GTPase YlqF gives MTIQWFPGHMAKARREVEEKLKLVDFVIELVDARAPEASQNPMLRKVLGDKPKMVVLMKKDLADKSVTDAWIRYYEEQGTPALSVNADEKNDIQRVVQRAHDMHAAKREKWKRRGVQNPPPGRAMIIGIPNVGKSTLINRLASKKIAKTGDRPGVTTQQQWIKVKKDFELLDTPGILWPKFEDPQVGLVLAAIGTIKDQILPMEEVATFILNYLKEHYPTQLAERYAIEDISMDTVEMFTHIGKFRGALEAGGAINYEKTYEIIIRDLRSKRITNVTFEKPTV, from the coding sequence GTGACGATTCAATGGTTTCCCGGCCATATGGCCAAAGCTAGAAGAGAAGTAGAAGAAAAACTGAAGCTCGTAGACTTTGTCATCGAGCTGGTGGATGCAAGGGCTCCGGAAGCATCACAAAATCCGATGCTTCGTAAAGTGCTCGGCGACAAACCTAAAATGGTAGTACTTATGAAGAAAGACTTGGCTGATAAATCAGTAACAGATGCTTGGATCCGATATTATGAGGAACAAGGTACTCCGGCTCTTTCTGTCAATGCTGATGAGAAGAACGACATTCAGCGCGTTGTCCAGCGTGCGCATGATATGCACGCTGCAAAACGGGAGAAATGGAAGCGCAGAGGTGTGCAGAATCCCCCGCCTGGTCGTGCGATGATCATCGGTATACCGAATGTGGGGAAATCGACACTCATCAATCGTCTTGCAAGCAAAAAGATCGCCAAGACAGGCGACCGTCCAGGTGTTACCACACAACAGCAGTGGATTAAAGTGAAAAAGGATTTCGAGCTGTTGGATACACCAGGTATCCTTTGGCCAAAATTTGAAGACCCACAGGTTGGGTTGGTGTTAGCTGCTATTGGTACGATCAAGGATCAAATCTTGCCGATGGAAGAAGTAGCAACATTTATCCTCAATTACTTGAAGGAGCACTATCCGACGCAGCTTGCAGAAAGATATGCCATTGAGGATATTTCCATGGACACAGTCGAAATGTTTACCCATATCGGCAAATTCAGAGGTGCGCTTGAAGCTGGCGGTGCAATCAATTATGAAAAAACGTATGAGATCATCATTCGGGATCTTCGTAGTAAGCGGATTACGAATGTGACATTTGAGAAGCCAACAGTGTAA
- a CDS encoding ribonuclease HII, protein MKDVLTIQQIRTHLQEGTFSEEMFSSWQEDHRTGVQKLLDAHRRKQVKEQELREQYDRMCSFENAYYAKGKQYIAGIDEAGRGPLAGPVVAAAVILPRDAYIAGLNDSKQLSEAKREFLYEQIIDNCIAYGVGIVTSQRIDEINIYQAAKQAMLEAVDELEYQPEHVLVDAMPLPELACTYESLIKGDQRSVSIAAASIIAKVTRDRMMKEADTTYPGYGFKDNMGYGTKQHLEALRKQGVTPLHRLSFAPVKDLSRV, encoded by the coding sequence ATGAAAGATGTATTGACGATCCAGCAGATACGGACTCATTTACAGGAAGGGACATTTTCAGAAGAGATGTTTTCATCCTGGCAGGAGGATCATCGTACAGGTGTCCAGAAACTTCTGGATGCACATAGAAGGAAACAAGTAAAGGAACAGGAGCTTCGCGAGCAATATGATCGCATGTGCAGCTTCGAAAATGCCTATTATGCAAAAGGAAAACAGTATATCGCAGGCATAGATGAAGCAGGCAGAGGGCCGCTTGCAGGTCCGGTAGTTGCCGCAGCAGTAATCTTGCCAAGAGATGCTTACATAGCAGGTTTGAACGATTCCAAGCAGCTGAGCGAGGCAAAAAGGGAATTTTTATATGAGCAAATCATCGACAATTGTATTGCCTATGGAGTAGGTATCGTAACCAGCCAAAGAATTGATGAAATCAATATCTATCAAGCTGCAAAACAAGCGATGCTGGAGGCTGTCGATGAGTTGGAATATCAGCCTGAACACGTGCTGGTAGATGCTATGCCGCTCCCTGAATTGGCTTGTACTTATGAATCATTGATCAAGGGAGATCAGCGCAGTGTCTCTATTGCCGCAGCAAGTATCATTGCGAAAGTGACACGTGATCGAATGATGAAAGAAGCTGATACAACCTATCCAGGTTATGGTTTCAAAGATAACATGGGTTATGGGACTAAGCAGCATCTGGAAGCATTACGCAAGCAAGGGGTCACTCCATTACATCGATTAAGCTTTGCTCCTGTTAAGGATCTTTCCCGCGTCTAG
- a CDS encoding EscU/YscU/HrcU family type III secretion system export apparatus switch protein gives MTGKRNVRQAAALKYDTAKKQAPVLTASGKGLTAEAIIKRAEENGVPVQQDPALVGLLTELKVNEMIPSDLYEAVAEVFAFIYQADKQAGK, from the coding sequence ATGACAGGGAAAAGGAATGTCCGCCAAGCGGCGGCCTTGAAATATGACACTGCCAAAAAGCAAGCTCCGGTACTTACAGCAAGCGGTAAAGGTCTGACAGCGGAGGCTATTATAAAACGTGCAGAAGAAAATGGTGTACCAGTACAGCAAGATCCTGCTTTAGTAGGTCTTTTGACGGAGCTGAAGGTAAACGAGATGATTCCGTCAGATCTTTATGAAGCGGTGGCCGAGGTCTTTGCATTCATCTACCAAGCAGACAAGCAGGCAGGAAAATAA
- the sucC gene encoding ADP-forming succinate--CoA ligase subunit beta: MNIHEYQGKEVLREFGVSVPAGRVAFSVEEAVEAAESLGTNVCVVKAQIHAGGRGKAGGVKVAKSLDEVRTYAEEILGKTLVTHQTGPEGKEVKRLLIEEGCDIQKEYYIGLVLDRSTSRIVMMASEEGGTEIEEVAAETPEKIFREAIDPVVGLTGYQARRLAFAINIPPESLNKAVGFMMSLYQAFVEKDCSIAEINPLVTTGDGQVLALDAKLNFDENALYRHKDIVALRDLDEEDEKEIEASKHDLSYISLDGNIGCMVNGAGLAMATMDIIKHYGGDPANFLDVGGGATTEKVTEAFKIILADQNVKGILVNIFGGIMKCDVIAEGVISASRQVGLDIPLVVRLEGTNVEQGKKLLEESGLNITSAASMADAAEKIVALVN, encoded by the coding sequence ATGAATATTCATGAGTATCAAGGCAAAGAGGTTTTACGTGAATTTGGTGTGTCTGTTCCTGCTGGTAGAGTGGCATTCAGTGTCGAGGAAGCTGTGGAAGCGGCTGAAAGCCTGGGCACAAATGTATGCGTTGTCAAAGCGCAGATCCACGCTGGCGGACGCGGAAAAGCAGGCGGAGTGAAGGTAGCGAAAAGCTTGGATGAAGTTCGTACATACGCGGAGGAAATCTTAGGCAAGACGCTTGTAACGCATCAGACAGGCCCGGAAGGAAAAGAAGTGAAAAGACTTCTGATCGAAGAGGGCTGTGATATCCAGAAAGAATACTATATCGGTCTTGTTCTTGATCGCAGCACATCCCGAATCGTAATGATGGCGTCTGAAGAGGGCGGTACAGAGATTGAGGAAGTAGCAGCAGAGACACCGGAGAAAATCTTCCGGGAAGCGATCGACCCTGTTGTCGGTTTGACTGGCTATCAAGCTAGAAGATTGGCATTTGCTATTAATATTCCGCCGGAATCACTGAACAAAGCTGTCGGGTTCATGATGAGCTTATATCAGGCTTTCGTAGAGAAGGATTGCTCAATTGCTGAGATTAATCCGCTCGTTACGACTGGCGACGGTCAAGTATTGGCACTCGATGCCAAACTGAACTTTGACGAAAATGCACTATACAGACATAAAGATATTGTCGCGCTCCGCGACTTGGATGAAGAAGATGAAAAAGAAATCGAAGCATCCAAGCATGATTTGAGTTATATCTCCCTTGATGGGAATATCGGCTGCATGGTAAACGGTGCCGGCCTAGCGATGGCAACGATGGATATTATCAAGCATTACGGCGGAGATCCCGCCAACTTCCTCGATGTTGGGGGCGGTGCTACGACTGAAAAAGTGACCGAGGCCTTCAAGATCATTCTTGCTGATCAAAATGTTAAAGGTATCTTAGTCAATATCTTCGGCGGCATTATGAAGTGTGACGTTATTGCAGAAGGTGTAATCAGTGCATCCCGTCAAGTAGGATTGGATATTCCGCTTGTCGTACGTTTGGAAGGAACGAACGTAGAGCAGGGTAAGAAGCTGCTCGAGGAGTCCGGATTGAATATTACATCAGCAGCGTCCATGGCAGATGCAGCAGAAAAAATCGTCGCACTTGTAAACTAA
- the sucD gene encoding succinate--CoA ligase subunit alpha, with protein MSVFINKETRVLVQGITGSTALFHTKQMIEYGTRIVAGVTPKKGGTEVEGVPVYNTVKEAVHETGATASVIYVPAAFAADAILEAVDAELDLVICITEHIPVMDMVRVKRAMEGKKTRLIGPNCPGVITPEECKIGIMPGYIHKKGHIGVVSRSGTLTYEAVHQLTQAGIGQSTAVGIGGDPVNGTDFIDVLKAFNEDRETKAVIMIGEIGGTAEEEAAEWIRQNMNKPVVGFIGGATAPPGKRMGHAGAIISGGKGTADEKIKVLEACGVKVADTPAVMGETLIEVLKEKGLYEICQTH; from the coding sequence ATGAGTGTTTTTATAAATAAGGAAACAAGAGTGCTCGTACAAGGTATTACGGGGTCCACTGCGCTTTTCCATACAAAGCAGATGATTGAATACGGCACCCGGATTGTTGCCGGTGTCACGCCGAAAAAAGGCGGAACCGAAGTAGAAGGGGTGCCTGTATATAATACAGTAAAAGAGGCTGTTCACGAAACAGGTGCTACTGCTTCTGTAATTTATGTCCCAGCAGCTTTTGCAGCTGACGCGATTTTGGAAGCTGTGGACGCGGAGCTTGATCTGGTCATCTGTATTACGGAGCATATTCCAGTTATGGACATGGTTCGAGTAAAACGGGCGATGGAAGGCAAAAAGACAAGATTGATCGGTCCGAACTGCCCAGGTGTCATCACACCGGAAGAGTGTAAAATTGGTATCATGCCTGGATATATCCATAAAAAAGGACATATCGGTGTTGTATCACGCTCTGGAACATTGACGTATGAAGCAGTGCATCAGCTCACACAGGCTGGCATTGGTCAATCTACCGCGGTAGGTATCGGTGGAGACCCAGTGAACGGAACTGATTTCATCGATGTTTTAAAAGCATTCAATGAAGACAGAGAGACGAAAGCGGTCATCATGATTGGAGAAATCGGCGGTACAGCAGAAGAAGAAGCAGCCGAATGGATCCGTCAAAATATGAATAAGCCTGTCGTCGGCTTCATCGGCGGTGCCACAGCACCTCCAGGCAAACGTATGGGCCATGCTGGTGCCATCATTTCCGGTGGAAAAGGCACAGCAGACGAAAAAATCAAGGTCTTGGAAGCTTGCGGTGTAAAAGTTGCGGATACACCGGCAGTTATGGGAGAGACTTTGATTGAAGTGCTGAAAGAAAAGGGACTGTACGAAATCTGTCAAACGCATTAA
- the dprA gene encoding DNA-processing protein DprA, protein MEKRKRLLLLHRVLRGRRKIMQRILTLDPQLDILLHSSFQELMSHYQLPESFAITLFNELQDETHRVTLEQDMQTFCTLTCLDEAYPVALRHIPDPPLVLYAAGNIGLLRSLPAISVVGTRRPTKSAADKVAYFVDPLAAAGWTIVSGMAKGIDSMAHHAAIRSNGNTIAVLGGGLRQLYPRSNRELFNNLADTQLVLSEYFPDQHPQQYHFPERNRIISALGFCTLVVEAKKHSGTMHTVMHALEQGRDVFAIPGDPLEDRTAGCHQMISEGAGIIFEPGQLLEEWERNKSKWIHFI, encoded by the coding sequence TTGGAGAAACGTAAAAGATTATTGTTGCTGCACCGAGTGCTGCGGGGACGACGTAAGATCATGCAGCGAATCCTCACACTCGACCCTCAATTGGACATCCTTCTACATTCATCCTTCCAAGAACTGATGAGTCATTATCAGCTCCCCGAATCTTTTGCAATTACCTTGTTCAATGAACTGCAGGACGAAACGCATCGTGTCACCTTGGAACAGGACATGCAGACCTTTTGCACTCTGACTTGCCTTGATGAAGCTTATCCCGTTGCTCTAAGGCATATACCAGACCCACCGCTTGTACTTTATGCTGCTGGTAACATCGGGCTGCTTAGAAGTCTGCCTGCAATCAGCGTGGTTGGAACTCGTCGGCCAACCAAATCTGCTGCTGACAAAGTGGCTTATTTTGTGGATCCGTTAGCTGCTGCCGGGTGGACAATTGTCAGCGGTATGGCAAAAGGCATCGACAGTATGGCACACCACGCAGCAATTCGCAGCAATGGCAATACTATTGCTGTATTGGGAGGCGGGTTGCGTCAGTTATATCCTCGCTCGAATAGGGAATTATTTAACAATTTAGCCGACACACAGCTGGTTCTAAGTGAATATTTTCCTGATCAGCATCCGCAGCAGTATCATTTCCCGGAGCGGAATCGAATCATCAGCGCACTTGGTTTCTGCACCCTTGTGGTCGAAGCCAAAAAACATAGCGGTACAATGCATACCGTTATGCATGCACTGGAACAGGGGAGAGACGTATTCGCTATACCCGGAGATCCTCTGGAGGACCGAACAGCAGGCTGTCATCAGATGATTTCAGAGGGAGCTGGAATCATCTTTGAACCAGGTCAGCTGCTAGAGGAATGGGAACGTAATAAGTCAAAATGGATACACTTTATATAG